Proteins encoded within one genomic window of Desulfuromonas acetoxidans DSM 684:
- a CDS encoding IclR family transcriptional regulator, which produces MAMASSVKLFQVLELLCQGGPVKAMTLSRELGFNKSSIHRFLNTLMEMGYVVQDNETGLYSASLKVYELGVQVKNRFGISKIAAPILRRLQVEVNAAVNLGVLQNNEMLTLERFTPDDENVKIIVKAKLPAYCTALGKILLAYLDEESFERYMATTELKAITRRTVTDPAEFRAMIAQIRNNGLAVDDRELDENIRSIATPVRDESGLVVAGLSITAAATRLAGEDLAEAQRKLYLATDKLCTALGNTAES; this is translated from the coding sequence ATGGCGATGGCGTCATCCGTTAAATTATTTCAGGTTCTGGAACTCTTATGCCAGGGTGGGCCTGTTAAGGCGATGACGTTGAGCCGTGAGCTCGGTTTCAATAAAAGCTCAATTCACCGATTTCTGAATACGCTCATGGAAATGGGCTATGTCGTTCAGGATAACGAAACCGGCCTTTACAGCGCCAGCCTGAAAGTTTATGAGTTGGGAGTGCAGGTTAAGAACCGCTTCGGGATCTCAAAAATTGCCGCGCCGATCTTACGGCGTTTGCAGGTTGAGGTGAATGCTGCGGTCAACCTTGGGGTGTTACAGAATAATGAAATGCTGACCCTTGAGCGATTCACCCCGGATGACGAGAACGTCAAAATTATCGTCAAGGCGAAGTTGCCAGCCTATTGTACCGCACTCGGGAAGATCCTTTTGGCCTATCTCGACGAGGAGAGTTTCGAGCGCTACATGGCGACGACCGAACTTAAAGCCATTACCCGCAGAACCGTGACCGATCCGGCTGAGTTTCGCGCGATGATTGCCCAGATCCGCAACAACGGCCTTGCTGTCGATGATCGGGAGCTGGATGAAAATATTCGTTCGATTGCAACGCCGGTACGGGATGAGAGCGGTCTTGTCGTGGCGGGTCTATCGATTACCGCCGCCGCCACGCGATTGGCGGGAGAGGATTTAGCCGAGGCGCAACGCAAGCTATACCTGGCGACCGACAAACTCTGTACTGCTCTGGGCAACACTGCTGAAAGCTGA
- a CDS encoding MFS transporter, with amino-acid sequence MTSSQTNNPEPLSSTKGVDRKLPSGIWVLGFVSLFMDVSSELVHSLLPIFMTTVLGASMVTVGIIEGVAEGIAATTKVFSGALSDYFRKRKILVVTGYAIGALTKPVFPLATSIGWVFGARFVDRIGKGIRGAPRDALIADIAPPPLRGAAYGLRQALDSVGAFVGPLLAVVFMILFANDIKSVLWIAVIPAFIAVFLLIVALREPESTENTTHSRNHLTLKDAKRLPLGYWFVVILGAVFTLARFSEAFLILRAQDVGLAIGYVPAIMIVMNIVYSLFSYPAGVAADRLSARKLLVFGLGLLIVADVILAMAVSPSLAFVGVAFWGLHMAFTQGLLSKLVADTAPSELLGTAFGVFNLVSGGVLLLASVIAGSLWSIYGASATFIAGASFAALAALGLLFYRPMIELQDIGGDA; translated from the coding sequence ATGACCTCATCACAAACAAATAACCCTGAACCGCTATCTTCGACAAAAGGCGTTGATCGCAAGTTGCCAAGCGGTATTTGGGTGCTCGGATTTGTCTCGCTGTTTATGGATGTATCATCGGAGCTAGTTCACAGCCTCTTGCCGATATTTATGACCACGGTACTCGGCGCATCCATGGTCACAGTAGGGATTATCGAGGGTGTTGCCGAGGGCATCGCTGCGACCACGAAGGTGTTTTCCGGCGCGCTGAGTGATTATTTCAGGAAACGCAAAATTCTCGTTGTGACTGGGTATGCCATTGGGGCCTTGACCAAACCGGTATTTCCACTCGCAACATCCATTGGATGGGTGTTCGGCGCCCGTTTTGTCGATCGCATTGGCAAAGGGATTCGGGGCGCACCCCGCGATGCGCTGATCGCCGATATTGCCCCACCACCGCTTCGAGGTGCGGCCTATGGCCTGCGCCAGGCGCTGGATTCAGTGGGGGCTTTTGTCGGGCCGTTGCTCGCGGTTGTCTTTATGATCTTGTTCGCAAACGACATCAAATCAGTGTTGTGGATCGCTGTGATCCCTGCGTTCATCGCGGTCTTTCTACTGATTGTTGCACTGCGCGAACCTGAGTCCACTGAAAACACCACACATTCGAGAAATCACCTGACCTTGAAGGATGCCAAACGCCTGCCTCTCGGATACTGGTTTGTCGTTATTCTGGGAGCTGTCTTTACTCTTGCCCGCTTCAGTGAGGCGTTTCTTATTCTTCGTGCTCAGGACGTCGGACTTGCTATCGGTTATGTGCCTGCAATTATGATTGTGATGAATATTGTCTACTCCTTATTCTCCTATCCCGCAGGCGTGGCGGCTGACCGACTTTCGGCACGAAAGTTATTAGTGTTCGGACTTGGATTACTCATCGTCGCTGATGTCATATTAGCGATGGCCGTTTCACCGTCGCTCGCCTTCGTTGGTGTGGCGTTCTGGGGACTGCATATGGCATTCACCCAAGGTTTGTTATCGAAACTTGTTGCCGATACAGCACCCTCTGAGCTACTTGGGACGGCCTTCGGTGTGTTTAATCTGGTAAGTGGTGGGGTGTTGCTGCTGGCCAGCGTTATCGCTGGGTCACTATGGAGTATTTACGGAGCCTCGGCCACATTTATTGCCGGAGCATCGTTCGCGGCTCTCGCGGCATTGGGGTTGCTTTTTTATCGACCTATGATTGAGCTACAGGACATAGGGGGGGACGCGTGA
- a CDS encoding DUF3800 domain-containing protein yields MHFFYLDESGDTGANLQDEQQPIFVLAGLSVADKKWNNTKERLDRIISDYFNGNVPQGFEVHSNELLSPNGEGPFDGHPIQDRLQLVRDLLGLIDELGHHVHFFALEKESLVNAECAFDTVYDSNHPYLLSFDYLITYMNWHVKENLGQSARGMIVLDEKEEHHESVEAIVQNRRFEVPKNQKVKWIVEFSYPIDSRKNPMIQLSDLVALCIRRFLEIEKGYKPNMPDIVRTFYAECFNTIDKRVKGRRLVERNGRNLNHLNEHLTNVQCKPRTQWRRAYGIQRN; encoded by the coding sequence GTGCATTTTTTCTATTTAGACGAAAGTGGTGATACTGGCGCTAATTTACAGGATGAACAGCAGCCAATTTTTGTACTTGCTGGACTTAGCGTTGCAGATAAAAAATGGAATAACACTAAAGAGCGCCTTGATCGAATAATTTCTGATTATTTTAACGGTAATGTGCCTCAGGGCTTTGAGGTGCATTCAAATGAGCTTCTATCACCAAATGGCGAAGGCCCTTTTGATGGGCACCCGATTCAGGATAGATTGCAACTTGTTCGAGATTTACTTGGCCTAATTGATGAACTTGGTCATCACGTCCATTTTTTCGCATTAGAGAAAGAGTCTTTGGTGAATGCGGAATGTGCATTTGATACCGTGTATGACAGTAATCACCCATACCTATTGTCCTTTGACTATCTAATTACTTATATGAACTGGCACGTTAAGGAGAATCTCGGTCAGTCGGCTCGCGGTATGATTGTTCTGGACGAAAAAGAAGAGCATCACGAAAGTGTTGAAGCAATCGTTCAAAATAGACGATTTGAAGTCCCAAAGAACCAAAAAGTTAAATGGATAGTAGAGTTTAGCTATCCGATTGATTCAAGAAAAAACCCAATGATCCAACTTTCCGATCTTGTTGCATTGTGTATCCGTAGATTCTTGGAAATTGAAAAAGGCTACAAGCCAAATATGCCAGATATAGTCAGAACATTTTATGCAGAATGTTTCAATACAATCGATAAACGCGTAAAAGGTAGGAGGCTCGTAGAGCGGAACGGAAGGAATCTGAATCATCTCAATGAACATTTGACGAATGTCCAGTGTAAACCTAGAACCCAATGGCGCAGAGCATATGGCATTCAACGCAACTAA